One part of the Solanum dulcamara chromosome 3, daSolDulc1.2, whole genome shotgun sequence genome encodes these proteins:
- the LOC129882579 gene encoding uncharacterized protein LOC129882579, with protein sequence MSGDEEQRLRIRPSLKAQSSFNNYPKWKDKLRENCYRRVREDRTRLLWKLRFANHQPHKDLIKSSLEDIVSDEIQKFKHSYQSETYGNSKFSLAPDDAIWEYNGLHEAYQGDCEEMLLEMQRIFYEDLRMEETKEQLKVSNETWEDEEDEYLARAVYEHMNLNEKVGKEVWCPICKQGELKEDCHHIYCSPCGLRLNRDDEVNLEVLRNRLGEAHSDHLDQGCRLKPKFCVETKFDLTALYITCQGCSMFEVVM encoded by the exons ATGTCAGGAGACGAGGAACAGAGACTCCGAATACGCCCTTCTCTTAAAGCCCAGAGTTCCTTCAATAATTATCCCAAATGGAAAGACAAG CTCAGAGAAAACTGTTACAGAAGGGTCCGAGAAGATCGAACCCGCCTTCTTTGGAAATTAAGGTTCGCCAACCACCAACCACATAAG GATCTCATCAAGTCATCTCTAGAGGACATAGTTTCTGATGAAATACAGAAATTTAAGCACTCATATCAGAGTGAGACTTATGGTAATTCTAAATTCTCCCTCGCACCGGATGATGCTATATGGGAATATAATGGCCTTCATGAAGCTTATCAAGGTGATTGTGAGGAAATGCTGCTCGAAATGCAGAGGATTTTCTATGAAGATCTCAGGATGGAAGAAACAAAAG AACAATTAAAAGTTTCAAATGAAACTTGGGAGGATGAAGAAGATGAGTATTTGGCTCGTGCAGTATATGAGCACATGAACCTCAATGAGAAG GTTGGCAAGGAGGTTTGGTGCCCCATCTGCAAGCAAGGAGAGTTGAAAGAGGACTGTCATCATATCTATTGCTCTCCTTGTGGACTCAGGCTCAACAGAGATGATGAG GTCAATCTagaggttttacgaaatagattGGGTGAAGCTCATTCAGACCATCTTGATCAAGGATGCAGGTTAAAACCCAAATTCTGCGTTGAAACTAAATTTGATCTGACTGCTCTGTACATAACCTGTCAGGGGTGCAGCATGTTTGAGGTTGTAATGTAg